Proteins encoded within one genomic window of Cyprinus carpio isolate SPL01 chromosome A15, ASM1834038v1, whole genome shotgun sequence:
- the LOC122147867 gene encoding C3a anaphylatoxin chemotactic receptor-like yields the protein MLSSIIFFLSALAPRIFYLLKYIFQLMLSLNQSASIFFLVVISLDRCLCTWMVVWAKNKQTLLKAKIICIIVWVSSIGCSIPFFMFDMSTSLVTYHFTLSFLFPFLIIASSYIAIGIRIKRLKRVKQLRSYRVIITIILAFFICWFPCHVCSFYLVTVVGTVVGNNWSDYVMTSKVFVIALIVSFYLVYLNSCLNPILYVFMCDEYKKKLKQSLLLVLETAFAEDHLDFKAGAKERAGHENPIELLDM from the coding sequence ATGTTGTCTTCAATCATATTTTTTCTCTCAGCTTTGGCTCCGAGGATCTTTTACTTATTGAAATACATTTTCCAGTTAATGTTATCACTAAATCAGTCtgctagtattttttttcttgtagttatCAGTCTGGACCGATGCCTGTGTACATGGATGGTTGTTTgggctaaaaataaacaaactttacTTAAAGCCAAGATCATCTGCATAATTGTGTGGGTTTCATCCATCGGATGCAGCATTCCTTTCTTTATGTTTGATATGTCTACTTCGCTGGTCACATATCATTTTACACTGAGCTTCCTCTTCCCCTTTCTGATCATTGCATCTTCATACATAGCGATTGGAATACGAATCAAACGCCTCAAAAGGGTGAAGCAGCTCAGGTCGTACCGGGTCATTATAACCATAATCCTGGCTTTTTTCATATGTTGGTTTCCATGCCAtgtttgcagtttttatttagtaactGTAGTAGGAACAGTTGTAGGAAATAACTGGAGTGATTATGTAATGACATCAAAAGTATTTGTGATAGCTCTGATTGTCAGTTTCTACCTGGTTTATCTAAACAGCTGTCTGAACCCCATTCtctatgtgttcatgtgtgatgaGTATAAGAAGAAACTTAAACAGtctctgctgctggtgctggagaCGGCTTTTGCTGAAGATCATCTGGACTTTAAGGCAGGTGCAAAAGAACGAGCAGGACATGAAAACCCAATTGAGTTGTTAGATATGTAG
- the LOC109070745 gene encoding fMet-Leu-Phe receptor-like translates to MENTSSEAENMTRGTAHNTTMQQEGFTSFGIFVLCIFIATIVVGLIGNGLVIFLTGCRMKTTVNSIWFLNLAIADFLFMLSPIIFLLLVLGRWNLNLLIYIFQIMLTLNLSASIFFLVVISLDRCLCTWMVVWAKNKRTLLKAKIICIIGWVSCIGYNIPFFTFGLFTPVSLITYNFTLGFLIPFLIIASSYTAIGVRVKRLKRVKQLRSYRVIITVTLAFFICWFPCLVCSFYALTVVGNNWSDYVMITKVCLIALTVSIYLVYLNSCLNPILYVFMCDEYKKKLKQSLLLVLETAFAEDHLDFKAGAKE, encoded by the exons ATGG AAAACACCAGTTCTGAAGCTGAAAACATGACCAGAGGCACAGCACATAACACCACTATGCAGCAGGAGGGATTTACAAGCTTTGGGATCTTTGTATTATGCATTTTCATTGCCACCATTGTAGTGGGTCTCATTGGAAATGGGCTTGTCATATTTCTGACTGGCTGCAGAATGAAGACGACCGTCAACTCCATTTGGTTTCTCAACTTGGCGATTGCAGACTTCCTCTTCATGTTGTCTCCAATCATATTTCTTCTCTTAGTTTTGGGCCGGTGGAACCTTAACTTACTGATATACATTTTCCAGATCATGTTAACACTAAATCTGTCtgctagtattttttttcttgtagttatCAGTCTGGACCGATGCCTGTGTACATGGATGGTTGTTTGGGCTAAAAATAAACGAACTTTACTTAAAGCCAAGATCATCTGCATAATTGGGTGGGTTTCATGCATCGGATACAACATTCCTTTCTTTACATTTGGACTGTTTACTCCTGTGTCTCTGATCACATATAATTTTACATTGGGCTTCCTCATCCCCTTTCTGATCATTGCATCTTCATACACCGCTATTGGAGTACGAGTCAAACGCCTCAAAAGGGTGAAGCAGCTCAGGTCGTACCGGGTCATTATAACTGTAACTCTGGCTTTTTTCATATGTTGGTTTCCATGCCTTGTTTGCAGTTTTTATGCATTAACTGTAGTAGGAAATAACTGGAGTGATTATGTAATGATAACAAAAGTATGTTTGATAGCTCTGACTGTCAGCATATACCTGGTTTATCTAAACAGCTGTCTGAACCCCATTCtctatgtgttcatgtgtgatgaGTATAAGAAGAAGCTTAAACAGtctctgctgctggtgctggagaCAGCTTTTGCTGAAGATCATCTGGACTTTAAGGCAGGTGCAAAAGAATGA